In Aliiglaciecola sp. LCG003, a genomic segment contains:
- the lnt gene encoding apolipoprotein N-acyltransferase: MGALLTFSYAPFSIWPVMLACLSGFFYLLLISPSGFKSGFAFGLGWFGAGISWVHVSISEFGGLPLAGSIGLMLILCSYLALYPAIFASLLKHRVKPSYWLIAAPLLWVVVEWLRSWLLTGFPWLSIGYSQIDSPLAGWIAVIGESGLSALLIAICISISTGLRKHNIRAPAFLLVVSILGGWTLDQYDWVSVKAQPVSIAMVQGNIKQEMRWIPEQELSTMAKYQKMTQAHWSNDIIIWPEAAIPQLESTAEDYLVQLDEKALQTDTGLITGIVNYNYNTRQVFNNLIVLGKQSNTDKTEHYHYLHSNRYDKHHLLPIGEFIPFENVLRKLAPIFDLPMSSFTQGDFQQQNLLAKGYHLAPAICFEIAFPRQISANLTEQTDFIITVSNDAWFGASHGPDQHLEIAQVRAKEFGLPVLRATNNGITAFIDHKGHIQSRLPQFEAAVLSDDIFLTDGVTPYRMLGDLPLWILTLVGLPLVFWRQKRAK, encoded by the coding sequence TTGGGAGCATTACTGACCTTTAGTTATGCTCCCTTCTCCATTTGGCCGGTTATGCTGGCCTGTCTAAGTGGTTTTTTCTATCTACTGCTAATCTCCCCCTCGGGTTTTAAATCTGGATTTGCTTTTGGATTAGGCTGGTTTGGTGCTGGTATTTCCTGGGTGCATGTTAGCATTTCTGAATTCGGCGGATTACCCTTAGCGGGCTCGATAGGATTGATGCTAATACTGTGTAGTTACTTAGCTTTATATCCGGCAATATTCGCAAGTCTGTTAAAACATAGGGTCAAACCATCTTACTGGCTCATAGCGGCTCCTTTGCTATGGGTGGTTGTAGAGTGGTTACGTAGTTGGCTACTCACTGGTTTTCCTTGGTTATCAATTGGTTATAGCCAAATTGATAGTCCTTTGGCTGGTTGGATTGCGGTGATTGGCGAATCCGGTTTAAGTGCCCTGCTCATTGCAATTTGTATTTCGATATCCACCGGCTTAAGAAAACATAATATCAGAGCCCCAGCTTTTTTACTTGTTGTTTCGATACTCGGCGGTTGGACACTTGATCAATATGACTGGGTGTCTGTCAAAGCACAACCCGTGTCCATAGCTATGGTACAAGGGAACATCAAGCAAGAGATGCGCTGGATACCTGAGCAGGAATTATCCACCATGGCTAAATATCAGAAGATGACCCAAGCTCATTGGTCAAATGACATAATAATATGGCCAGAAGCAGCGATTCCCCAATTGGAATCAACAGCGGAAGATTACCTTGTACAGCTAGATGAAAAGGCGCTGCAAACCGATACAGGGCTCATCACTGGGATCGTCAACTACAATTACAATACCCGCCAAGTTTTTAATAATCTAATAGTGCTAGGCAAGCAGTCCAATACTGACAAAACAGAACATTATCACTATTTACACAGCAATCGATATGACAAGCATCATCTATTACCCATCGGTGAATTTATTCCATTTGAGAATGTGTTGCGTAAGTTAGCACCTATTTTTGATCTCCCCATGTCATCCTTTACCCAAGGCGATTTTCAGCAGCAAAACTTGTTAGCAAAAGGCTATCACCTAGCTCCAGCAATATGCTTTGAAATAGCATTCCCAAGGCAGATATCGGCCAATCTCACCGAGCAAACCGATTTCATAATTACTGTCAGTAACGATGCTTGGTTTGGAGCATCTCACGGGCCGGACCAGCACCTAGAAATTGCACAAGTTAGAGCCAAAGAATTTGGCTTGCCAGTCCTTAGAGCAACCAATAATGGCATCACCGCGTTTATCGATCATAAAGGACATATTCAAAGTCGTTTACCGCAATTTGAAGCTGCCGTTTTGAGTGATGATATTTTTCTGACAGATGGTGTCACTCCATACAGAATGCTAGGGGATTTACCCCTGTGGATTTTGACTTTAGTAGGCTTACCTTTAGTTTTTTGGCGTCAGAAACGAGCTAAATAA
- the greA gene encoding transcription elongation factor GreA, which translates to MNQYPMTAKGADLLRKELNELKSVKRPQIIQSIAEAREHGDLKENAEYHAAREQQSFCEGRIQDIEGKLSNAQIIDVTKMTNNGKVIFGTTVTIINMENDEETTYKIVGDDESDIKNNLISVNSPIARGLIGKEIDDIVNIQTPAGTVEFEISAVEYV; encoded by the coding sequence ATGAACCAATACCCCATGACTGCAAAAGGCGCGGATTTATTACGCAAGGAACTTAATGAATTAAAGTCAGTGAAACGACCTCAGATTATTCAGTCTATCGCAGAAGCCAGAGAACATGGTGATTTGAAAGAGAATGCTGAGTATCATGCCGCCCGCGAGCAACAAAGCTTTTGCGAAGGCCGTATTCAAGACATTGAAGGCAAACTTTCCAATGCTCAAATCATCGATGTCACCAAAATGACCAATAATGGCAAAGTTATTTTTGGCACTACAGTGACCATCATTAATATGGAAAATGATGAAGAAACCACCTATAAAATTGTCGGTGATGATGAGTCTGACATCAAAAATAACCTAATCTCAGTTAATTCACCTATTGCCCGCGGACTGATAGGTAAAGAGATCGACGATATAGTCAATATCCAAACTCCAGCGGGAACAGTAGAGTTCGAAATTTCTGCTGTAGAATATGTTTGA
- the carB gene encoding carbamoyl-phosphate synthase large subunit has product MPKRTDLKSILILGAGPIVIGQACEFDYSGAQACKALREEGYRVILVNSNPATIMTDPEMADATYIEPIHWEVVKKIIEKERPDAILPTMGGQTALNCALDLNKFGVLEEFGVEMIGATADAIDKAEDRERFDKAMKSIGLACPHAEIAHTIEQAHDVISRIGFPCIIRPSFTMGGSGGGIAYNVDEFDEICRRGLDLSPTSELLIDESLIGWKEYEMEVVRDKNDNCIIVCTIENFDPMGVHTGDSITVAPAQTLTDKEFQIMRNAAMAVLREIGVETGGSNVQFGVCPNTGRMVIIEMNPRVSRSSALASKATGFPIAKVAAKLAIGYTLDELANDITGGLTPASFEPSIDYVVTKLPRFNFEKFAGANDRLTTQMKSVGEVMAIGRNQQESLQKALRGLEVGVNGLDSIIDISDPEAEEIIIRELREPGAERIWYIGDALRMGMSVEELFNLTNIDRWYLVQIEELIKLEQQVSELGLSGIDADFMRTLKRKGFADARLAELTCVAESDVRELRRGMDIVPVYKRVDTCAAEFSTSTAYMYSTYDEECEAQPTDRDKIMVLGGGPNRIGQGIEFDYCCVHAALAMREDGYETIMVNCNPETVSTDYDTSDRLYFEPVTLEDVLEIVRIEKPKGVIVQYGGQTPLKLARALEAAGVPIIGTSPDAIDRAEDRERFQQMVNKLNLKQPANATVSNMEQALTEAEKIGFPLVVRPSYVLGGRAMEIVYDLKDLKRYLNEAVKVSNDSPVLLDRFLDDAIEVDIDAMCDGENVVIGGIMEHIEQAGVHSGDSACSLPPYSLSEDIQNVMRQQVKDMALELGVIGLMNTQFAVKDGEVYLIEVNPRAARTIPFVSKATGMPLAKIAARAMVGQSLPSQGITEEIIPPFYSVKEVVLPFAKFQGVDPLLGPEMRSTGEVMGVGDTFEEAYAKANLGAGAPIPAKGKALLSVRQNDKHRLVDLATKMVQRGFDLEATTGTAQLINDAGIACSVVNKLTEGRPNIVDAIKNGEYCYIVNTTEGRKAINDSVYIRREALLNKVAYTTTLNAAFATVSAHEADDRARVTSVQSLHQRVKER; this is encoded by the coding sequence ATGCCAAAACGTACCGACCTAAAAAGCATACTGATTCTGGGCGCAGGCCCAATCGTAATAGGACAGGCATGCGAATTTGATTATTCAGGTGCGCAAGCCTGTAAAGCGCTGCGAGAAGAAGGTTACCGAGTCATATTGGTTAACTCTAATCCCGCCACAATCATGACTGATCCTGAAATGGCAGATGCCACTTACATTGAGCCAATTCATTGGGAAGTGGTTAAAAAAATAATTGAAAAAGAACGTCCCGACGCTATCTTGCCCACTATGGGCGGACAAACCGCGCTGAATTGTGCGTTGGATTTAAATAAGTTCGGGGTGTTAGAAGAGTTTGGCGTAGAAATGATCGGCGCCACTGCTGATGCGATTGATAAAGCAGAAGATCGCGAGCGTTTTGACAAAGCTATGAAATCCATTGGCCTAGCGTGTCCTCACGCTGAAATTGCCCATACTATTGAACAGGCTCATGATGTGATTAGTCGCATCGGCTTCCCATGTATTATTCGACCGTCATTTACCATGGGTGGCAGTGGTGGTGGTATTGCTTATAATGTTGATGAATTCGATGAAATTTGTCGCCGAGGTCTCGACCTTTCACCCACTAGTGAGTTATTAATTGATGAATCGCTGATAGGTTGGAAAGAGTATGAAATGGAAGTGGTCAGGGACAAAAATGATAATTGCATCATTGTTTGTACTATCGAAAACTTCGACCCTATGGGAGTACATACTGGAGACTCGATAACTGTTGCTCCAGCCCAAACCTTAACGGATAAAGAATTCCAGATCATGCGTAATGCGGCTATGGCAGTATTGCGAGAAATTGGTGTGGAAACCGGTGGTTCAAACGTGCAATTTGGTGTGTGTCCGAATACGGGTCGTATGGTTATCATTGAAATGAATCCTCGGGTATCTCGTTCTTCGGCACTAGCTTCTAAGGCAACAGGATTCCCGATCGCTAAAGTTGCTGCTAAATTGGCGATTGGTTATACCCTTGATGAACTAGCTAATGACATCACTGGCGGGTTAACCCCAGCATCATTCGAGCCATCCATCGATTATGTGGTTACCAAGCTACCGCGTTTTAATTTTGAAAAATTTGCCGGTGCCAATGATCGTCTGACGACACAGATGAAATCAGTCGGTGAAGTTATGGCGATTGGTCGAAATCAGCAAGAGTCATTGCAAAAAGCACTTCGCGGCCTTGAAGTAGGTGTGAATGGATTAGATTCGATTATCGATATTAGCGACCCAGAAGCAGAAGAAATTATTATTCGTGAGTTGAGAGAGCCTGGCGCTGAGCGTATTTGGTATATCGGTGATGCTTTACGAATGGGTATGAGCGTTGAGGAATTATTTAACCTAACCAATATTGATCGTTGGTATTTGGTCCAAATCGAAGAATTAATTAAATTAGAACAACAAGTGTCTGAATTAGGGTTAAGTGGCATAGATGCTGATTTTATGCGGACCTTAAAACGCAAAGGTTTTGCCGATGCCCGCTTGGCTGAATTAACCTGTGTAGCTGAGAGTGATGTACGAGAGTTGCGCCGCGGTATGGATATTGTACCTGTATACAAGCGGGTGGATACCTGTGCGGCAGAATTTTCTACTAGCACGGCATACATGTATTCTACTTACGATGAAGAATGTGAAGCGCAACCCACCGACCGCGATAAAATTATGGTGTTAGGCGGAGGTCCAAATCGAATTGGCCAAGGGATAGAGTTTGATTATTGTTGTGTCCATGCTGCTTTAGCGATGCGTGAAGATGGCTATGAAACAATCATGGTCAATTGTAACCCTGAAACGGTTTCAACCGACTATGATACATCTGACCGCTTATACTTTGAGCCCGTCACTTTGGAAGATGTGCTAGAAATCGTTAGAATTGAAAAGCCCAAGGGTGTCATTGTTCAGTATGGTGGCCAAACACCACTTAAGTTGGCTCGCGCTTTAGAGGCTGCTGGTGTGCCTATCATTGGAACCTCACCAGACGCTATTGACCGTGCAGAAGACCGCGAACGTTTTCAGCAAATGGTCAATAAACTAAATCTAAAGCAACCCGCCAATGCGACTGTCAGTAATATGGAACAGGCGTTGACGGAGGCTGAAAAAATTGGTTTTCCATTAGTTGTTCGTCCCTCCTACGTCTTAGGCGGTCGTGCAATGGAAATCGTCTATGACCTTAAGGATCTTAAGCGCTATTTGAATGAAGCCGTTAAAGTATCCAATGATTCACCTGTTTTACTGGACCGCTTCTTAGATGATGCAATCGAAGTTGATATCGATGCTATGTGTGACGGTGAGAACGTGGTAATTGGCGGCATCATGGAACATATCGAACAAGCGGGAGTGCATTCCGGTGATTCAGCTTGCTCGTTACCTCCATATTCACTGAGTGAAGATATACAAAATGTGATGCGCCAACAAGTTAAGGACATGGCTCTGGAGTTGGGGGTTATTGGATTAATGAATACTCAGTTTGCCGTCAAAGATGGTGAAGTGTATTTGATTGAAGTGAATCCTCGTGCAGCCCGGACTATTCCATTTGTGTCAAAAGCTACGGGTATGCCATTGGCAAAAATAGCAGCCCGAGCTATGGTGGGGCAGTCGTTACCCTCTCAGGGCATAACCGAGGAAATCATTCCTCCGTTTTATTCGGTAAAAGAAGTTGTCTTGCCGTTTGCTAAATTCCAAGGTGTTGATCCCTTATTAGGCCCTGAAATGCGCTCTACCGGCGAAGTGATGGGAGTGGGGGATACTTTTGAAGAAGCCTATGCCAAAGCAAACTTAGGCGCAGGCGCTCCTATTCCTGCAAAAGGTAAAGCGTTACTCTCAGTGCGCCAAAATGATAAGCATCGCCTGGTCGATTTAGCGACTAAGATGGTTCAACGTGGCTTTGATTTAGAAGCTACTACAGGTACGGCTCAGCTTATAAATGATGCTGGCATTGCCTGTTCAGTAGTAAACAAATTGACTGAAGGCCGGCCTAACATTGTGGATGCAATCAAAAATGGTGAGTATTGTTATATCGTAAATACCACTGAAGGACGCAAAGCCATAAATGATTCGGTTTATATTCGTCGTGAGGCGTTGTTAAATAAAGTTGCTTATACCACCACTCTCAATGCAGCTTTTGCAACCGTCAGTGCCCATGAAGCAGATGATCGCGCCAGAGTGACATCTGTACAATCTCTCCACCAGAGAGTTAAAGAACGCTAA
- the carA gene encoding glutamine-hydrolyzing carbamoyl-phosphate synthase small subunit has protein sequence MAISALLVLEDGSVFKGTSIGASGVSVGEVVFNTSMTGYQEILTDPSYAEQIITLTYPHIGNTGTNSEDVESDKIWAKGLIIRDLPLLASNFRNQSSLSDYLKDNNIVGIADIDTRRLTRILRDKGAQRGCIVTVDDFSQQAVDDGIKASLAFPGLKGMDLAKAVTTDKSYEWRDGVWSLEDGYEKDKQDCQFHVVAYDFGAKHNILRMLVDRSCKLTVVPATTSAADVLALQPDGIFLSNGPGDPEPCTYAIEAIQAFLETDIPIFGICLGHQLLALASGAKTLKMKFGHHGANHPVKDLHRDVVMITSQNHGFAVDENALPDNLEVTHVSLFDKSLQGIHRKDKPAFSFQGHPEASPGPHDAAPLFDHFIELMQARSH, from the coding sequence TTGGCTATTTCCGCCCTTTTGGTGCTAGAAGACGGTTCAGTTTTCAAAGGCACATCAATTGGAGCTTCTGGTGTTTCCGTCGGTGAAGTGGTTTTTAATACATCAATGACCGGTTATCAGGAGATATTGACAGATCCTTCGTATGCAGAACAAATCATTACTCTTACCTATCCTCATATAGGCAACACTGGTACTAATTCTGAGGATGTTGAATCAGATAAAATATGGGCCAAAGGCCTTATTATTCGAGACCTTCCTCTATTAGCTAGTAACTTCCGCAATCAATCTTCCCTTTCTGACTACTTAAAAGACAATAATATTGTTGGCATCGCTGATATCGACACGCGCCGCTTAACGCGTATTTTACGGGATAAAGGCGCCCAGCGTGGCTGTATCGTTACGGTTGATGATTTTAGCCAGCAAGCAGTTGACGATGGGATAAAAGCATCTTTAGCGTTTCCTGGTCTAAAAGGAATGGATCTAGCCAAAGCAGTTACTACTGATAAATCTTATGAGTGGCGTGATGGGGTTTGGTCACTGGAAGACGGTTACGAAAAAGATAAGCAAGATTGTCAGTTCCATGTGGTTGCCTATGATTTTGGCGCCAAACACAATATTTTGCGAATGTTAGTCGACCGTAGTTGTAAGCTAACGGTGGTGCCTGCAACCACCTCCGCTGCAGACGTATTGGCATTGCAACCTGACGGCATCTTTTTGTCGAATGGTCCTGGAGACCCAGAACCCTGTACCTATGCAATTGAAGCCATCCAAGCTTTTTTAGAAACGGACATTCCGATTTTTGGTATTTGCTTAGGTCACCAGCTGTTAGCCTTAGCTAGCGGTGCTAAAACCTTAAAAATGAAGTTTGGTCACCACGGTGCGAATCACCCAGTTAAAGACTTACACCGTGATGTAGTGATGATTACCAGTCAAAATCACGGTTTTGCTGTAGATGAAAATGCTTTGCCGGATAATCTTGAAGTCACTCATGTGTCTTTATTTGATAAATCTTTACAAGGCATACATCGAAAAGATAAACCTGCATTTAGTTTTCAAGGCCATCCAGAAGCGAGTCCAGGTCCACATGACGCCGCGCCTTTGTTTGACCACTTTATTGAATTGATGCAAGCCAGATCACACTAA
- the dapB gene encoding 4-hydroxy-tetrahydrodipicolinate reductase, with translation MTAIGIFGANGRMGRVLIDAADSDSLVELKAASVRAGSAWVGMDVGELAGIGKKSLVVTGDLNAAASYIDVVIDFTLPAALESNLAWCIKHKKAIVVGTTGLTENHKAILAQAARSIPIVFAANYSVGVNLMLNLVRQAAKVMGQSADIEIVETHHRFKKDAPSGTAIAIGEAIADELNWDLNQCAVYAREGDTGERQQNTIGFATVRAGDVVGDHTALFADLGERLEITHKASSRLTFAKGAMKAAKWLKNQPAGLYSMEDVLGFK, from the coding sequence ATGACTGCAATTGGTATATTTGGGGCGAATGGGCGAATGGGACGAGTGCTGATAGACGCCGCAGATAGTGATAGTTTAGTCGAGCTCAAAGCTGCATCTGTGAGAGCCGGCTCTGCGTGGGTTGGGATGGATGTGGGAGAATTAGCCGGCATTGGTAAGAAAAGCCTAGTTGTGACTGGAGATTTAAATGCAGCGGCCAGTTATATTGACGTGGTAATTGATTTTACTTTACCTGCAGCATTAGAAAGTAATCTGGCCTGGTGTATCAAACATAAAAAAGCCATTGTGGTTGGCACCACTGGATTGACTGAAAATCATAAAGCCATATTAGCGCAAGCGGCGCGCAGTATACCGATTGTCTTTGCGGCTAATTACAGCGTAGGAGTGAATCTGATGCTTAATTTGGTTCGTCAAGCGGCAAAAGTTATGGGTCAGTCGGCTGATATAGAAATTGTTGAAACTCATCACCGCTTCAAAAAAGATGCTCCCTCGGGAACGGCAATTGCGATAGGAGAGGCCATCGCAGACGAACTAAATTGGGATCTCAATCAATGTGCCGTTTACGCCCGAGAAGGGGATACGGGTGAACGCCAACAAAACACTATTGGCTTTGCCACTGTTCGAGCCGGAGATGTAGTCGGCGATCATACGGCGTTGTTTGCCGATTTGGGTGAAAGATTAGAGATAACCCACAAGGCGTCTAGTCGCTTAACCTTTGCCAAGGGTGCAATGAAAGCAGCAAAATGGCTAAAAAATCAACCTGCTGGGTTGTATTCGATGGAAGATGTTTTGGGTTTTAAATGA
- a CDS encoding PH domain-containing protein gives MEFSNLAISSADLPDPIELPFEALDSRYIIAVIGSILIAALMFITVMSISRFQTIFTLHESMLQLYKPGLLVVGLVTLAVCTYQFIAIPCKKYYLREHDLHFTYGVFFKNIISQPILRIQHIEIKRGPIERLFGLAAIQVFSAGGSMHTFEIPGLSFKQAQRLRQYILQHKDIQLDG, from the coding sequence ATGGAATTTTCCAATTTAGCCATCTCAAGTGCAGACTTACCGGACCCAATTGAATTGCCATTTGAAGCCTTAGATTCAAGGTATATAATTGCGGTCATCGGCAGTATATTAATCGCTGCTTTGATGTTCATTACAGTAATGTCTATCAGCAGATTTCAGACGATTTTCACCTTGCATGAGTCAATGCTACAACTATATAAGCCGGGATTATTGGTAGTCGGGTTAGTGACTTTAGCCGTTTGTACATATCAGTTCATCGCAATTCCATGTAAAAAGTATTATCTGCGCGAACACGATTTACACTTTACCTATGGCGTATTTTTCAAGAACATCATTAGCCAACCTATTTTGCGCATTCAACACATTGAGATAAAACGTGGTCCTATTGAGCGGCTGTTCGGTCTCGCTGCCATTCAAGTATTTAGCGCCGGCGGTTCGATGCATACCTTCGAAATTCCGGGTTTAAGCTTTAAGCAAGCACAAAGGCTTCGGCAGTATATTTTGCAGCACAAGGATATCCAATTGGATGGCTGA
- a CDS encoding PH domain-containing protein produces the protein MADQDAIISPNKDDWQRLSPIAILYFIASGIKLAAGNMIYIVPALAISYSTLQEKPHVWLPVVIAVIAFIVLSSVLQYVFYTFRLKGQTVEIRSGVLSKKNINLPFERIQNVTIEQPLYYRLNNHACLQLDTAGSAKQEAKIVALPMDYAKYLKSQILQQKSIQINEPSAEEKQPQSPTEQLINSRSIKDLILHGITNNRVWIILGVLAPVYDDIASYMVSWLDSIGIDYQSYFDIQTQSIWQVALTGLLLIIIVAGSLSLLSVLGSIVMFYQYTLHKTDDKYVRRSGLFTRQEVTMRLSRLQLLVFKQDWLDVLLGRINLEMKQNSSAGQHANQIQQNNKIIVPSVTHHQALAISEDALELNQLRNVEFNSISKRFIWRQIIYWLLPLNILASGFVLTHANPFGLVIVEIVTFVALVLIWCRWKRWGYAADPKYFYIRKGLFGVNHYCFANYKVQQSKFVQNPIMRRHNLANIVFILASGSLAIPFMPAKVAKDFLANTLQIVSQQKRSWM, from the coding sequence ATGGCTGACCAGGATGCTATAATCAGCCCGAATAAAGATGACTGGCAACGACTTTCTCCCATTGCGATTTTGTATTTTATCGCCAGCGGCATAAAACTAGCTGCAGGCAATATGATTTATATCGTTCCCGCTCTGGCAATTAGCTACTCCACTTTGCAAGAAAAACCACATGTATGGCTGCCAGTAGTCATAGCAGTGATCGCATTTATTGTGCTGTCATCTGTGCTCCAATACGTGTTTTATACGTTTAGATTAAAGGGCCAAACTGTCGAGATCCGCTCAGGGGTTTTATCTAAGAAAAATATAAACTTGCCCTTTGAACGAATTCAAAACGTCACTATTGAACAGCCCCTTTATTATCGTCTAAATAACCATGCCTGTTTGCAACTCGATACCGCGGGTTCAGCTAAGCAGGAGGCAAAAATTGTTGCTCTACCTATGGATTATGCTAAGTACTTAAAGTCGCAAATCCTGCAGCAAAAATCTATACAGATTAATGAACCATCCGCAGAGGAAAAACAACCTCAGTCGCCGACAGAACAATTAATTAATAGCCGGAGTATTAAGGATCTTATTTTACATGGCATTACCAATAATAGAGTGTGGATCATTCTTGGGGTATTGGCGCCGGTGTACGATGACATAGCCTCTTACATGGTATCTTGGTTGGACAGTATAGGGATTGACTACCAATCGTATTTTGACATACAAACACAATCTATTTGGCAAGTCGCATTGACGGGGTTACTACTCATAATAATCGTTGCCGGCTCCCTTTCGTTGCTGTCGGTGTTAGGCTCCATCGTTATGTTTTACCAATATACCTTGCATAAAACCGACGATAAATATGTAAGGCGCAGCGGGTTATTCACCCGTCAGGAAGTCACAATGCGACTTTCTAGACTTCAGTTATTAGTATTTAAACAAGATTGGTTGGATGTACTATTGGGGCGGATAAACCTCGAAATGAAACAAAACAGCTCGGCCGGCCAACATGCTAACCAAATACAGCAGAATAATAAGATTATCGTTCCTTCTGTAACTCATCACCAAGCCTTGGCTATCAGTGAGGATGCATTGGAATTAAATCAACTGCGAAATGTTGAATTTAATTCTATTAGCAAACGCTTTATATGGCGGCAGATAATCTATTGGTTACTGCCGTTGAATATCCTAGCATCAGGCTTTGTATTAACTCATGCCAATCCTTTTGGACTTGTCATTGTCGAAATAGTTACTTTTGTCGCTCTAGTGTTAATCTGGTGCCGCTGGAAACGCTGGGGTTATGCTGCAGATCCGAAGTATTTTTATATACGCAAAGGCTTATTCGGGGTCAATCATTATTGTTTCGCTAATTATAAGGTACAACAAAGCAAATTTGTCCAAAATCCAATCATGCGACGTCATAATCTGGCAAACATTGTGTTTATATTGGCATCAGGATCGCTAGCCATTCCCTTTATGCCGGCGAAAGTTGCAAAAGACTTTCTGGCTAATACTCTACAGATCGTTAGTCAGCAAAAGCGTTCTTGGATGTAA
- a CDS encoding cytochrome b/b6 domain-containing protein, with the protein MRKRLIWDLPIRLFHWLLVLAIVAQWATAELGGDLMDFHFYIGYFTLGLIIFRLIWGFVGTKHSRFSDFLAPPKAIFNYFIALMKGNNKDYIGHNPVGGLLVPLVIVLLLMQTISGLFATDDVLHSGPYISAVNTETQSWLNWLHHFTFELISYVILFHIVAILWYKFGLRRSLIAPMISGYKQVDDKVADSPRVTSSRIVLALIIAALIAAFIYWLVAIAAPVPEVEYYF; encoded by the coding sequence ATGCGTAAAAGACTTATTTGGGATCTACCGATTCGTTTGTTCCACTGGTTATTGGTATTAGCCATAGTTGCTCAATGGGCTACGGCTGAGTTGGGTGGTGACTTGATGGACTTCCATTTTTACATTGGTTACTTCACCCTGGGTCTTATAATCTTTCGGTTGATATGGGGATTCGTCGGAACTAAACATTCTAGGTTCAGTGATTTTCTTGCGCCTCCTAAAGCTATTTTTAACTATTTTATTGCACTAATGAAAGGCAACAACAAAGACTATATTGGCCACAATCCTGTAGGCGGTTTATTGGTGCCCTTGGTTATCGTACTTTTATTGATGCAAACCATCAGTGGTCTTTTCGCTACCGATGATGTGCTTCACTCGGGACCATACATATCGGCGGTAAATACAGAAACCCAAAGTTGGCTCAATTGGTTGCATCACTTCACCTTTGAGCTAATCAGTTATGTGATTCTTTTTCATATTGTCGCTATCTTGTGGTACAAATTTGGATTACGCCGCTCGTTGATTGCTCCCATGATAAGTGGCTACAAACAAGTTGATGATAAAGTGGCAGACTCACCCAGAGTTACATCCTCAAGAATTGTGTTGGCCTTGATAATAGCAGCTTTGATAGCAGCATTTATTTATTGGTTAGTGGCGATAGCCGCCCCGGTACCCGAAGTGGAATATTACTTTTAG
- a CDS encoding cytochrome c, whose translation MRPIVKSALLALSLLTGIHLANAVEPAQSDKHAASAVQFRQALLQLVRSNVGALGAMAKEAIPMDAQTIEKNALRIEQLSLMMDDYFSVDTRKFDVKTDALAKIWQDYPDFQTKITALTDAARTLRVSAEEGQTDSFKANIGAVLKSCKGCHDSYKAD comes from the coding sequence ATGAGACCAATCGTCAAGTCTGCTTTGCTAGCGTTAAGTTTATTAACAGGGATACATTTAGCTAATGCAGTTGAACCGGCTCAGTCCGACAAGCATGCGGCCAGTGCTGTGCAGTTCAGACAGGCGTTGCTACAGTTAGTCAGAAGCAATGTAGGCGCTTTAGGAGCCATGGCTAAAGAAGCGATCCCAATGGATGCACAGACCATTGAAAAAAATGCGTTACGCATTGAACAGCTTTCTTTAATGATGGATGATTACTTTTCTGTTGATACCCGCAAGTTTGATGTAAAGACAGACGCTTTGGCTAAAATTTGGCAAGACTATCCAGATTTTCAAACAAAAATCACCGCTTTAACTGATGCGGCACGAACCTTGAGAGTTTCAGCTGAAGAAGGGCAGACTGACAGTTTTAAAGCTAACATTGGCGCGGTATTGAAAAGTTGTAAAGGCTGCCACGACAGCTATAAAGCTGATTAA